From the Carya illinoinensis cultivar Pawnee chromosome 4, C.illinoinensisPawnee_v1, whole genome shotgun sequence genome, one window contains:
- the LOC122306890 gene encoding protein SIEVE ELEMENT OCCLUSION B-like has product MANHEILLPETVEQTMNGVLLLISMPSKSDDSLQNTERLEEFFYHIERILDLSFHMVDNVLLGTDPPHQDPERQDFEGYSYNGSDDPSGKLHQISSELAACKAPGGGNELKTTISILNKLSSCSWAEKAVLVIAAFALDYGDFWGLAQSNDALDHLAESVGITNRVPAMSKCPDLKKCQRVIEVRKLIENTLDVIRLIVDLEGTSNFAEKHYRNMLATENLAKCIPVHVFWAIITVVACTTQMYCLSSDEDKTLELSPLSEKMNSTRDIIKTQIEEFDQQAEEVKKYWERRELPETPTKIVEAFKAMGGSCIIHGSPKKLLNIDVLKNKNVLLFISDVMDISVKEISILKPIFDGIRDLDEPYEIVWIPIVEHWTDEMQAKFEMLQNNMPWYILQRFPSTVDIQIITNEYCSLKNKPIVVVINPQGEVKHPNALRMIQLCGMKAFPFTAGAEKERIPEGLHFRYRAFRMPYTGPMLDNKNFTFNYGFADFNLEERFTNNLNIICEYLASNSDPGIRINRNLIGQSKDVQNLVNANQPDPEELLSSFQSDGGWVVLCKGKPGKIVVSDQGTTILNVLENFDQWKEKVRRFGFDCSFMACYEGRI; this is encoded by the exons ATGGCCAACCATGAGATCCTTTTGCCAGAAACTGTAGAGCAAACCATGAATGGTGTACTACTCCTTATAAGCATGCCATCCAAGTCCGACGATTCTCTCCAAAATACTGAACGTTTAGAAGAATTTTTCTATCACATCGAAAGAATTCTTGACCTTTCGTTCCATATGGTGGACAATGTTTTACtg GGTACTGATCCTCCTCATCAAGACCCGGAGAGACAGGATTTTGAGGGCTACAGCTACAACGGCTCAGATGATCCATCGGGCAAACTCCACCAAATTTCGTCCGAG CTGGCTGCATGCAAGGCTCCTGGTGGGGGAAATGAACTCAAAACAACAATTTCCATACTAAACAAGCTCTCAAGCTGTTCATGGGCTGAGAAGGCAGTGCTGGTAATAGCGGCCTTTGCTTTGGACTATGGAGATTTCTGGGGCCTTGCACAGTCAAATGACGCTCTGGACCATCTGGCCGAGTCAGTGGGGATCACAAACCGTGTACCTGCCATGTCAAAATGCCCAGACCTTAAAAAATGCCAGAGAGTGATTGAGGTGCGCAAGTTGATCGAGAACACGTTGGACGTAATAAGATTAATTGTAGACTTGGAAGGGACATCTAACTTTGCGGAAAAGCACTACAGAAATATGCTTGCAACCGAAAATTTGGCAAAATGTATCCCAGTGCATGTCTTTTGGGCTATCATAACTGTTGTTGCTTGCACGACTCAAATGTATTGCCTTAGCAGTGATGA GGACAAGACACTGGAACTATCGCCCTTGTCAGAGAAGATGAACAGCACCCGGGACATAATAAAGACGCAGATAGAAGAATTCGATCAACAAGCAG AGGAAGTGAAGAAATATTGGGAAAGGAGGGAACTTCCAGAAACACCTACAAAAATTGTGGAGGCTTTCAAGGCAATGGGTGGGAGTTGTATTATTCACGGTTCTCCCAAAAAATTG CTGAATATCGATGTGCTGAAAAATAAGAATGTTTTATTGTTCATTTCGGACGTCATGGACATCTCCGTTAAAGAAATCTCGATTTTAAAGCCCATATTTGATGGGATAAGAGATCTGGATGAACCGTATGAAATTGTATGGATCCCAATAGTGGAGCATTGGACCGATGAGATGCAAGCGAAGTTCGAGATGTTGCAGAACAACATGCCGTGGTACATATTGCAGCGTTTTCCATCAACAGTAGACATCCAGATCATTACGAATGAATATTGCAGCTTAAAGAATAAGCCTATCGTCGTGGTGATAAACCCACAAGGGGAGGTGAAGCATCCAAATGCTCTCCGCATGATTCAGCTATGCGGAATGAAGGCCTTCCCTTTCACGGCGGGAgctgaaaaagagagaataccTGAAGGACTGCATTTTCGATATAGGGCGTTCCGCATGCCATACACTGGCCCGATGCTG GATAACAAGAATTTCACTTTCAACTATGGATTTGCCGACTTCAACTTGGAGGAAAGatttactaataatttaaatataatttgtgAGTATCTAGCTTCAAATAGTGATCCGGGCATTCGGATAAATAGGAATTTGATTGGACAAAGCAAGGATGTCCAGAATCTAGTGAATGCGAATCAACCGGATCCCGAGGAGTTGTTAAGTTCCTTCCAAAGTGACGGTGGATGGGTTGTGCTCTGCAAAGGTAAGCCTGGCAAGATAGTAGTCAGTGATCAGGGCACAACAATTTTGAATGTCTTGGAAAATTTTGACCAGTGGAAAGAAAAGGTGAGACGTTTTGGCTTCGATTGTTCTTTCATGGCTTGCTACGAAGGAAGAATTTAA